In the Corynebacterium gerontici genome, one interval contains:
- a CDS encoding DUF5997 family protein, translated as MKPQTAAKKLGIYLPAAPEEFQQSALTHDEFNELQHTPPEWLQELRRTGPHPRPVVAQKLGITIAALKRNDMDKALTTEEIKALLEDQPEWLRKARTALAQQREEQSEGSEG; from the coding sequence ATGAAGCCGCAAACTGCGGCGAAGAAGTTGGGCATCTATCTGCCTGCCGCTCCTGAAGAATTTCAGCAGTCTGCACTCACCCACGATGAGTTCAACGAGTTGCAGCACACCCCACCGGAGTGGTTGCAGGAACTACGCCGAACCGGCCCGCATCCGCGACCGGTGGTGGCGCAAAAGCTTGGCATCACCATTGCAGCGCTCAAGCGCAACGATATGGACAAGGCGCTGACCACTGAGGAGATTAAGGCACTGCTGGAAGATCAACCCGAGTGGCTTCGGAAGGCCCGCACAGCACTAGCGCAGCAGCGCGAAGAGCAATCTGAAGGCTCTGAGGGCTAA
- a CDS encoding LysR family transcriptional regulator substrate-binding protein translates to MLSLSFVTGTEPDKWFQRFQDRTLHGGLQAHGSDDPVQELFDATVDLALVRLPDARVERALEEYHLVRLYEEAPGVALPKDHTLTLMEEIPAEELVDETVMATYQGPEHVQEIRDGLQVVAANVGVVFAPRPMLKVLCGKKVEHRGLLGNPGDATTIALLWRKERDADDIQDFVGIAKGRTMNSSRQQKTKKPRTVKRNSDRVPNKKSQRNRQQRGRGRRR, encoded by the coding sequence ATGCTTAGCTTGAGTTTTGTCACTGGCACGGAGCCAGACAAGTGGTTCCAGCGCTTCCAAGATCGCACCCTCCACGGAGGGCTGCAGGCGCACGGCAGTGATGATCCGGTGCAAGAGCTTTTCGACGCCACCGTGGACCTCGCGCTGGTGCGCTTGCCGGACGCGCGCGTTGAGCGAGCCCTCGAGGAATATCACCTTGTGCGCCTCTATGAGGAAGCGCCCGGCGTCGCGTTACCGAAAGATCACACGCTCACGCTCATGGAAGAGATACCCGCCGAGGAATTAGTGGATGAAACGGTGATGGCTACCTATCAAGGGCCAGAGCATGTGCAAGAGATCCGCGATGGGCTGCAAGTGGTGGCAGCGAACGTCGGTGTGGTTTTCGCGCCGCGCCCGATGCTCAAAGTGCTGTGCGGAAAGAAGGTTGAGCATCGCGGGCTCCTGGGGAATCCGGGAGATGCCACCACCATTGCCTTGTTGTGGAGGAAAGAGCGCGATGCCGACGATATTCAAGACTTTGTGGGCATTGCGAAGGGACGCACGATGAACTCGTCTCGGCAACAGAAAACCAAAAAGCCGCGGACGGTAAAGAGGAACAGTGACCGTGTACCGAACAAAAAGTCTCAGCGAAATCGTCAGCAGCGCGGGCGCGGGAGACGTCGATAA
- a CDS encoding transcriptional regulator produces MTSLDPIVHPLPRLAICATLYGASAFEGRNEMRFSRLSKATELSASALSKHLRHLEQAGYVTKFREIGSTRAKDVLWLQLTEAGLQAYLRHMDALQRLVEKENPQPNAVRAVSEER; encoded by the coding sequence ATGACTAGCCTTGACCCCATCGTTCACCCGTTACCACGCCTAGCCATCTGCGCCACGCTGTATGGGGCTTCGGCTTTTGAGGGAAGAAATGAGATGCGATTTTCCCGCTTGTCAAAAGCAACCGAGCTTTCCGCAAGCGCATTGTCGAAGCATCTACGTCACCTTGAGCAGGCTGGTTACGTAACAAAGTTTCGCGAAATCGGATCAACCCGCGCCAAGGACGTACTTTGGCTGCAGCTCACTGAAGCCGGCCTCCAGGCGTACCTCCGGCACATGGACGCCCTGCAACGTCTTGTGGAAAAAGAAAACCCGCAGCCGAATGCTGTGCGGGCGGTGAGTGAAGAGCGTTAG